Proteins encoded by one window of Lactobacillus paragasseri:
- a CDS encoding ABC transporter ATP-binding protein — protein MKHLHKLNQYFKELTRTYHLFFKSAPLVAACVLLLAPLQAVIPLLAVAAGQKVIDQVTNHSPFMEMIIVWIVATAFQQFLPSLSTMVQGVLTDKLTGFINISLMKKSADLQSISIFDDSKYFDDLQMLRDDASWRPVNLIVFGVSVLQSFLTLAFMLIYLARYNWWLALLLLVVMVPQSISYYRIQQQSFETMVERSKNARYLHYYSGLLLDRRDAKEVRLFNMFPKIIEKYINLFEQTKKDVNQIRKRQLATSSLFVVLTVGVFGYGFYWFTNSVRTGALEVGVLLMFVSVIGYISTSMARVVEDSSLLYDSLLWIEKYFKFLEYQDNFENGSQNFPDDFDDINVKNLSFTYPFSDTEILHNVSFSVKSGEKIAVVGENGSGKSTLVKLLMRFYDPTNGKISVDNYDLKDFNIFDLHKNLSATFQDFSRFKLTLQENVITGYSFNKDRVNNVLKASGLGDLLANDHLNLNTMLAKDFKNGTDLSGGQWQKVALARDLYADGKIEFLDEPTAALDAKSEAEIYQRFLKENDKKTIFFVTHRLSAVRFADKVLFLDGGKISGFDTHTNLLQTNPKYKEMYDLQKDAYL, from the coding sequence ATGAAACATTTACATAAATTAAACCAATACTTCAAAGAATTAACTCGAACTTATCACCTGTTCTTTAAATCAGCTCCTTTAGTTGCCGCTTGTGTCTTATTACTTGCACCACTTCAAGCAGTAATTCCTTTACTTGCTGTGGCAGCAGGACAAAAGGTAATTGATCAAGTTACTAATCATTCACCTTTTATGGAAATGATCATTGTTTGGATTGTGGCAACGGCATTTCAACAATTTTTACCATCGCTTTCGACAATGGTTCAAGGAGTTCTAACTGATAAATTAACAGGCTTTATCAATATTAGCTTGATGAAAAAGTCGGCGGACTTACAATCGATCAGTATTTTTGATGACAGTAAGTATTTTGACGATTTACAAATGCTCAGAGATGATGCAAGCTGGCGTCCAGTTAATTTAATTGTTTTTGGTGTATCGGTTTTGCAATCATTTCTAACGCTAGCTTTCATGCTAATATATCTGGCGCGATACAATTGGTGGTTAGCCTTGCTTTTATTAGTAGTGATGGTGCCGCAGAGTATTTCTTACTATCGTATTCAGCAGCAGTCATTTGAGACAATGGTTGAAAGAAGCAAGAACGCAAGATACTTGCACTACTATAGTGGATTGTTGCTTGACCGCAGGGATGCTAAAGAAGTTAGACTTTTCAACATGTTTCCAAAGATCATTGAAAAGTACATAAACTTGTTTGAGCAAACGAAAAAAGATGTTAATCAAATTCGTAAAAGGCAACTTGCGACTAGTTCGCTATTTGTTGTATTGACTGTTGGAGTGTTTGGCTATGGCTTTTATTGGTTTACTAATTCAGTAAGAACAGGTGCATTAGAAGTTGGTGTCTTATTGATGTTTGTTTCAGTAATTGGCTATATTTCTACCAGTATGGCGCGAGTAGTAGAAGACAGCAGCTTGTTATACGATTCATTATTATGGATTGAAAAATACTTTAAGTTTCTTGAGTATCAAGATAATTTTGAAAACGGCAGCCAGAACTTTCCGGATGATTTTGATGATATTAATGTTAAGAATCTGTCTTTTACATATCCGTTTTCTGATACTGAAATTTTACACAATGTTAGTTTCTCAGTTAAAAGTGGAGAAAAAATTGCAGTTGTTGGAGAAAATGGGTCGGGAAAGTCTACTTTGGTAAAATTATTAATGCGTTTTTATGACCCGACTAATGGAAAAATTTCTGTTGATAATTATGATTTAAAAGACTTTAATATTTTTGACTTACATAAAAATTTATCAGCTACTTTTCAGGATTTTTCTCGCTTTAAATTAACGCTTCAAGAAAACGTGATTACTGGATATTCATTCAATAAAGATAGGGTAAATAATGTTCTTAAAGCATCTGGATTGGGTGATTTGTTAGCTAATGACCATCTTAATCTGAATACGATGCTGGCTAAAGATTTCAAAAATGGAACTGATTTGTCAGGTGGTCAATGGCAAAAAGTAGCTTTGGCACGAGACTTATATGCTGATGGTAAGATTGAATTTTTAGATGAACCAACGGCAGCTTTAGACGCTAAGAGCGAAGCAGAAATTTATCAACGTTTCTTGAAGGAAAATGATAAGAAGACAATTTTCTTTGTTACTCACCGCTTGTCAGCAGTTAGATTTGCTGATAAAGTGCTATTTTTAGATGGTGGAAAAATTAGCGGGTTTGACACGCATACTAATTTGTTGCAAACTAATCCAAAATATAAAGAAATGTATGACTTACAGAAAGATGCATATCTGTAA
- the groL gene encoding chaperonin GroEL (60 kDa chaperone family; promotes refolding of misfolded polypeptides especially under stressful conditions; forms two stacked rings of heptamers to form a barrel-shaped 14mer; ends can be capped by GroES; misfolded proteins enter the barrel where they are refolded when GroES binds), which translates to MAKDIKFSENARRSLLKGVDKLADTVKTTLGPKGRNVVLEKSYGAPDITNDGVTIAKSIDLEDHFENMGAKLVSEAAQKTNDIAGDGTTTATVLTQAIVREGMKNVTAGANPVGIRRGIETATKAAVDELHKISHKVSTKDEIAQVASVSSASTEVGNLIADAMEKVGHDGVITIEESKGIDTELSVVEGMQFDRGYLSQYMVTDNDKMEADLDNPYILITDKKISNIQDILPLLQEIVQQGKSLLIIADDVDGEALPTLVLNKIRGTFNVVAVKAPGFGDRRKAMLEDIAILTGGTVISSDLGLELKDTKIDQLGKAGKVTVTKDSTTIVEGAGSKDAISERVDQIKKQIADTTSDFDREKLQERLAKLAGGVAVIKVGAATETELKERKYRIEDALNATRAAVEEGYVAGGGTALVDVMKSIQGNVKGDSQDAQTGVNIVMKALGAPVRQIAENAGKDGAVILDHLEHEDPEIGYNAATDKWENMVKAGIIDPTKVTRSALQNAASIAALLLTTEAVVADAPEDDKNQAPAAPNPGMGMGM; encoded by the coding sequence ATGGCTAAAGACATTAAATTTTCTGAAAATGCAAGACGCTCATTATTAAAGGGTGTTGATAAATTAGCAGACACTGTTAAGACAACTTTAGGACCTAAGGGTAGAAATGTTGTTTTGGAAAAGAGCTATGGTGCTCCTGACATTACTAACGATGGTGTTACTATCGCTAAGAGTATTGACTTAGAAGATCACTTTGAAAATATGGGTGCAAAGCTTGTTTCTGAAGCTGCACAAAAGACTAACGATATTGCTGGTGACGGTACTACCACTGCTACTGTTTTAACTCAAGCAATTGTTCGTGAAGGTATGAAGAACGTTACTGCTGGTGCTAACCCAGTTGGTATTCGTCGCGGTATTGAAACTGCTACTAAGGCAGCTGTTGACGAATTACACAAGATCAGTCACAAGGTAAGCACCAAGGATGAAATTGCTCAAGTTGCTTCTGTTTCATCAGCTTCAACTGAAGTTGGTAACTTAATTGCTGACGCAATGGAAAAAGTTGGTCACGATGGTGTTATCACAATTGAAGAATCAAAGGGTATTGATACTGAACTTTCAGTAGTTGAAGGTATGCAATTCGATCGTGGTTACTTATCACAATACATGGTAACTGATAACGATAAGATGGAAGCAGACTTAGACAACCCTTACATTTTAATTACTGACAAGAAGATTTCTAACATTCAAGACATCTTGCCATTATTGCAAGAAATCGTTCAACAAGGTAAGAGTTTGTTAATCATTGCTGACGATGTTGATGGTGAAGCTCTTCCAACTCTTGTTTTGAACAAGATCCGTGGTACTTTCAATGTTGTTGCTGTTAAGGCTCCTGGCTTTGGCGATCGTCGTAAGGCAATGCTTGAAGATATCGCTATTTTAACTGGTGGTACTGTAATTTCTTCAGACTTAGGTCTTGAATTAAAGGACACTAAGATTGATCAATTAGGTAAGGCTGGCAAGGTCACTGTAACTAAGGATTCAACTACTATTGTTGAAGGTGCTGGCTCAAAGGATGCTATTAGTGAACGTGTTGACCAAATTAAGAAGCAAATTGCTGACACTACTTCAGACTTTGACCGTGAGAAGTTACAAGAACGTCTTGCTAAGCTTGCTGGTGGTGTTGCTGTTATCAAGGTTGGTGCTGCTACTGAAACTGAATTAAAGGAAAGAAAGTACAGAATCGAAGATGCCTTGAACGCAACCCGTGCCGCTGTTGAAGAAGGTTACGTTGCTGGTGGTGGTACTGCATTAGTTGATGTTATGAAGTCCATCCAAGGTAATGTTAAGGGCGATAGCCAAGATGCACAAACTGGTGTTAACATCGTTATGAAAGCTTTAGGTGCTCCTGTACGTCAAATTGCTGAAAATGCTGGTAAAGATGGTGCTGTTATCTTAGATCACTTAGAACATGAAGACCCAGAAATTGGTTACAATGCTGCAACTGACAAGTGGGAAAACATGGTTAAGGCTGGTATCATCGACCCAACTAAGGTAACTCGTTCAGCCCTTCAAAATGCTGCTTCAATTGCTGCCTTGTTGTTAACTACTGAAGCTGTCGTTGCTGATGCTCCAGAAGATGACAAGAACCAAGCCCCTGCAGCTCCAAACCCAGGTATGGGAATGGGAATGTAA
- a CDS encoding Rib/alpha-like domain-containing protein yields MNQPRITVNYAKAEQSTTVTYVDKDGNEIKMPDGQPVAGSHYEISGKTGDTVNTDVKDKVPAGWEIIPGTKYPTTVTFGSTPTSPIKVKVEHKITKTDGRNHKDKQDLYREVTRTILMNVPNATSQGKETETLSFYRIMTHDEVTGDNTYSEWKSDVAGDKTAFDEFDVSKTNDGKEIAAGYTPTSRDVTLEAKNGDKFVPSQSALKNGVPADSFIVEVAYTPNAQKTTVTYVDESGNEITNPDGSVIPGSHYDLTGVTNKKVDTNIQKNVPTNWHITDPEVPATITFGADGHTPITVHVAHNTKPVDKNDVPDGYTKDNFVKEIKRSITAKEPTGDVDLSQTTELTRTGTYDEVTKKVISYGNWTTGSFDEVTAPEVAGYTPSQAKVDRADVTVDSKFDPTVITYAPNAQKTTVTYVDKNGKEITNPDGSVIPGSHYDVTGVTNKKVDTNIQKNVPTNWHITDPEVPATITFGSDGYPAITVHVAHNIKTVDKNDVPDNYKESDFSKTINRTITAKEPTGDVDLSQTTELTRTGTYDEVTKKVISYGNWTTGSFDEVTAPEVAGYTPSQAKVDGADVTVDSKFDPTVITYAPNAQKTTVTYVDKNGKEITNPDGGAITGSHYDVDGVTGQKDIPTNIEKNVPTNWHITDKTIPGTISFGPNGHDPIKVHVAHNTKPADKDNVPDGYKREDFDKTVTRTITAKEPSGDVDLSQHVELTRTGTYDEVTKEVTYNPWTTSSFVEVTAPEVAGYTPSQAKVDGVKVTADSNFDPVVITYVEDPIGQDITVKKGDTPSPEDGVKNHGDLDKVTDPKHPDAKTTYTWKKTPDTSVPGNVPATVIVHYPDGSNKPVDITVHVIDETPIPTKDPDPIGQDITVKKGDTPSPEDGVKNHGDLDKVADPKHPDAKTTYTWKKTPDTSVAGDVPATVIVHYPDGSNKPVDITIHVVDDTPVVPTKNPDPIGQDITVKKGDTPDPEDGVKNHGDLDKITDPKHPGTKTTYTWKKTPDTSVAGDVPATVIVHYPDGSNKPVDITVHVVDDTPVVPTKNPDPIGQDITVKKGDTPSPEDGVKNHGDLDKITDPKHPGTKTTYTWKKTPDTSVAGDVPATVVVHYPDGSEKTVDITVHVVDDTTVVPTKNPDPTGQDIHTPQGKVPTPESAITNKDKMPDGTKYTWKEIPDVNTLGKHPSVVVVTYPDGTAVEVKVNVFVDGTPEAKKETKAPVVKKHVVEPTKVETRQKLVNNYVAPRAVEVQRAQAKGKRQLPQTGAKENIASEVLGMLSVGLGALTAGFASKRRKKNR; encoded by the coding sequence GTGAACCAGCCAAGGATAACTGTTAACTATGCAAAGGCTGAGCAATCTACAACTGTAACTTACGTTGATAAAGATGGTAATGAAATTAAGATGCCAGATGGTCAGCCAGTAGCAGGGAGTCACTATGAAATTTCAGGTAAGACTGGAGACACAGTTAATACTGATGTAAAAGACAAAGTACCAGCAGGCTGGGAGATTATTCCAGGAACTAAGTATCCAACTACAGTAACGTTTGGCTCAACTCCAACTAGTCCAATTAAAGTTAAAGTAGAGCACAAGATTACTAAAACTGATGGCAGAAATCACAAAGATAAGCAAGATTTGTACCGTGAAGTCACTAGAACAATTTTAATGAATGTTCCAAATGCAACGAGTCAAGGTAAAGAAACTGAAACTTTGAGTTTCTACAGAATTATGACCCATGATGAAGTAACTGGTGATAATACTTACAGTGAATGGAAATCAGATGTAGCAGGTGATAAGACTGCCTTTGATGAATTTGATGTTTCAAAGACTAATGATGGTAAAGAAATCGCTGCTGGTTATACTCCAACTTCAAGAGATGTAACGTTAGAAGCTAAGAACGGCGACAAATTTGTACCAAGTCAATCAGCCTTGAAGAATGGGGTTCCAGCAGATAGTTTCATTGTTGAAGTTGCTTACACACCAAATGCACAAAAGACAACAGTAACTTATGTTGATGAAAGTGGTAATGAAATTACCAATCCAGATGGTAGCGTAATTCCTGGTAGTCACTATGATTTAACTGGTGTAACAAATAAGAAAGTTGATACTAATATTCAGAAGAATGTACCAACTAATTGGCATATTACTGATCCAGAAGTTCCAGCAACTATTACCTTTGGCGCAGATGGTCATACTCCAATCACAGTTCACGTAGCTCACAACACTAAGCCTGTGGATAAGAATGATGTTCCAGATGGTTACACTAAAGATAATTTTGTTAAAGAGATTAAACGCTCAATTACTGCTAAGGAGCCAACTGGTGATGTTGATCTAAGTCAAACAACTGAATTGACGAGAACTGGAACTTATGACGAAGTAACTAAGAAGGTTATTTCTTATGGCAACTGGACAACTGGTAGCTTTGATGAAGTTACAGCTCCAGAAGTTGCAGGTTACACACCAAGTCAAGCTAAAGTTGATAGAGCTGATGTAACAGTAGATAGTAAGTTTGATCCAACTGTTATTACATATGCACCAAATGCACAGAAGACAACAGTAACTTACGTCGATAAAAATGGTAAGGAAATTACCAACCCAGATGGCAGTGTAATTCCTGGCAGTCACTATGATGTAACTGGTGTAACAAATAAGAAAGTTGATACTAATATTCAGAAGAATGTACCAACTAATTGGCATATTACTGATCCAGAAGTTCCAGCAACTATTACTTTCGGTTCAGATGGATATCCTGCAATTACAGTTCATGTAGCTCACAACATTAAGACTGTGGATAAGAATGATGTTCCAGATAACTACAAGGAAAGTGACTTTAGTAAGACCATTAATCGTACAATTACTGCTAAGGAGCCAACTGGTGATGTTGATCTAAGTCAAACAACTGAATTGACGAGAACTGGAACTTATGACGAAGTAACTAAGAAGGTTATTTCTTATGGCAACTGGACAACTGGTAGCTTTGATGAAGTTACAGCTCCAGAAGTTGCAGGTTACACACCAAGTCAAGCTAAAGTTGATGGAGCTGATGTAACAGTAGATAGTAAGTTTGATCCAACTGTTATTACATATGCACCAAATGCACAGAAGACAACAGTAACTTACGTCGATAAAAACGGTAAGGAAATTACCAACCCAGATGGTGGTGCAATCACTGGCAGCCATTACGATGTAGATGGTGTAACTGGTCAAAAAGATATTCCAACTAACATCGAAAAGAATGTTCCAACAAATTGGCACATTACTGATAAGACTATTCCAGGAACTATTAGCTTTGGTCCAAATGGACATGATCCAATTAAAGTTCATGTAGCTCACAACACTAAGCCAGCTGATAAAGATAATGTACCAGATGGCTACAAGAGGGAAGACTTTGATAAGACTGTAACTCGTACAATTACTGCCAAAGAACCAAGTGGCGATGTTGATCTAAGTCAACATGTTGAATTAACAAGAACTGGTACTTACGATGAAGTAACTAAAGAAGTTACATACAACCCTTGGACTACTAGCAGCTTTGTTGAAGTAACTGCTCCAGAAGTAGCTGGTTATACTCCAAGTCAAGCTAAGGTTGATGGTGTTAAAGTAACTGCAGATAGTAACTTTGATCCAGTTGTGATTACTTATGTTGAAGATCCAATTGGTCAAGACATCACAGTAAAGAAGGGTGACACCCCATCACCAGAAGATGGCGTTAAGAATCATGGTGACTTAGACAAGGTCACTGATCCAAAGCATCCAGATGCTAAGACAACCTACACTTGGAAGAAGACGCCAGACACAAGCGTTCCAGGTAATGTCCCAGCAACAGTGATTGTTCATTACCCAGATGGTTCTAATAAGCCAGTTGATATTACAGTTCATGTTATAGATGAAACTCCAATACCAACCAAGGACCCAGATCCAATTGGCCAAGACATCACAGTAAAGAAGGGCGACACCCCATCACCAGAAGATGGCGTTAAGAATCATGGTGACTTAGACAAGGTCGCTGATCCAAAGCATCCAGATGCTAAGACAACCTACACTTGGAAGAAGACGCCAGACACAAGCGTCGCAGGAGATGTCCCAGCAACAGTGATCGTTCACTACCCAGATGGTTCTAATAAGCCAGTTGATATCACTATTCACGTTGTAGATGACACTCCAGTAGTACCAACTAAGAATCCAGATCCAATTGGTCAAGATATCACAGTGAAGAAGGGCGACACTCCAGATCCAGAAGATGGGGTTAAGAACCACGGTGATTTAGATAAGATCACAGATCCAAAGCACCCAGGCACTAAGACAACCTACACTTGGAAGAAGACGCCAGACACAAGCGTCGCAGGAGATGTCCCAGCAACAGTGATCGTTCACTACCCAGACGGTTCTAATAAGCCAGTTGATATTACTGTCCATGTTGTAGATGACACTCCAGTAGTACCAACCAAGAATCCAGATCCAATTGGTCAAGATATCACAGTAAAGAAGGGTGACACCCCATCACCAGAAGATGGGGTTAAGAACCACGGTGATTTAGATAAGATCACAGATCCAAAGCACCCAGGCACTAAGACAACCTACACCTGGAAGAAGACTCCAGATACAAGCGTCGCAGGCGATGTCCCAGCAACAGTAGTTGTTCACTACCCAGATGGTTCTGAAAAGACAGTTGATATCACAGTTCATGTTGTTGACGATACTACAGTAGTACCAACAAAGAACCCAGATCCAACTGGTCAAGATATTCATACTCCACAAGGTAAGGTTCCAACTCCTGAATCAGCTATTACTAACAAGGACAAGATGCCAGATGGAACTAAGTACACTTGGAAGGAAATCCCAGATGTTAATACTTTAGGTAAGCATCCTAGTGTAGTTGTTGTAACTTACCCAGATGGAACTGCTGTTGAAGTGAAAGTTAATGTCTTTGTCGACGGCACTCCAGAAGCAAAGAAAGAAACTAAAGCTCCAGTAGTTAAGAAACATGTTGTTGAACCAACAAAAGTTGAAACAAGACAAAAGTTGGTTAATAATTACGTGGCTCCTCGTGCAGTAGAAGTTCAAAGAGCTCAAGCTAAAGGTAAGCGTCAATTACCACAAACTGGTGCTAAAGAAAATATTGCAAGTGAAGTACTAGGCATGCTTTCAGTAGGCTTAGGTGCATTGACTGCAGGATTTGCTTCAAAGCGTCGTAAGAAGAATAGATAG
- a CDS encoding MBG domain-containing protein, with amino-acid sequence MSSKMFGDKHNHYSIRKLSVGAASVLIGATIYLGGVNAQAVRADSVNEDATEQVEKKDEANVKAAEVKTTEQKQENNKTSVSATNENAKQNVAETTSDSKKVASNGDVNVIKNDVTTDEEAATKSSVQADKDVNANKLDTNTVSVNKLQRNFNVAGLTESKAASENVEQEAEESPLGARFMNHVNEFQSLSDVTTTRTVTLNKPQSAGGRETITQKLGGFGYPEVTKASNVSTNITTIKFEFTVMLTLNGQGLDTGIRDFSTNLVLYNNSWTFASAEDEENYNKFLAFQPSDYKGTLPAIKNSEIAVDGYTWKITSATPDGAGLGAETLSPYAGISQNIVIDYTKEEHTVTYKFKDPFGNQVGSSVPVTGAAGSNQSVSLTLPTGYQLASGSLPTSVTIPDKDKSISIPVKHQLTITLLGESTFNYADDNWKNLVETNELPASGYDIRFNDVNARVQLSNGDVTYNENRNAGTYTVSLTEKGLNHIKGQFHDKFIYPDLKDVKSEAKFIIDKGNKTISLMGGDTKVFDNTSTLPDQGTFYSGLGLADNDQGRISVYNSDGTLRTIQLTPADVEFWFNGHKIDKDQAKNVGTYNLRLTDDFINKVKAADGNNGNNYEWAYGTHTPTGSDTYTADYVIYQATGKANLSGNNSKLYDGNAVTTADVNKDGKITIDLTLPVYKQADEPGDVPQLLRTVPLGKYTLQDGDYTWNTTDGSAPTKGGSYTISLNKDKILSHLQDRLKTLAGVGTDPDSEDPDNPTPMDNVTVSAEDLAGTANYDINTSVSYQFIDNDNNDSKVGAPVVVTGLNGESKDVSLVVPEGYELVDVLPTKATFGDINRTIRINLKHKKTSVDGRDHKDDNDIYRTVTRTITVNIEGQPTQVISQKVSLYRIKTVDEALKAAGKPESEYTTYSAWTSNMSDGSTSFATVSVPADGNGYVRSITGGTIEKDKVTEQSALNNGEPAKDNC; translated from the coding sequence ATGAGTAGTAAGATGTTTGGAGATAAACACAACCATTATAGTATTAGAAAACTTTCCGTTGGGGCAGCATCTGTTTTAATTGGTGCCACAATTTACTTGGGAGGGGTAAACGCCCAAGCTGTACGCGCTGATAGTGTTAATGAGGATGCTACTGAACAAGTAGAGAAGAAGGATGAAGCTAATGTTAAGGCAGCAGAAGTAAAGACTACTGAACAAAAGCAAGAAAATAATAAGACATCGGTTTCTGCTACTAATGAAAATGCTAAGCAAAATGTTGCTGAAACTACATCAGATAGCAAAAAGGTTGCATCAAATGGGGATGTTAATGTTATTAAAAACGATGTAACTACTGATGAAGAAGCAGCTACTAAGTCTAGTGTTCAAGCAGATAAAGATGTTAATGCAAATAAGTTGGACACTAATACTGTTTCAGTGAATAAGCTTCAGAGAAATTTTAATGTTGCTGGACTTACTGAGAGCAAGGCTGCTAGTGAGAATGTTGAACAAGAAGCTGAGGAGAGTCCACTTGGTGCACGTTTTATGAACCATGTGAATGAATTTCAATCTCTTAGTGATGTTACAACAACGCGTACAGTAACCTTAAATAAACCACAATCTGCTGGTGGTAGGGAAACTATTACGCAAAAGTTAGGTGGATTTGGCTATCCTGAAGTAACAAAAGCAAGTAATGTATCAACAAACATAACTACGATAAAGTTTGAGTTTACTGTGATGCTAACCCTTAACGGTCAAGGACTGGATACTGGTATTCGTGATTTTTCAACAAATTTAGTCCTTTATAATAACAGCTGGACATTTGCATCTGCGGAAGATGAAGAAAATTATAATAAATTCCTGGCTTTTCAACCATCTGATTATAAGGGAACTTTACCAGCTATTAAGAATAGTGAAATTGCTGTAGATGGATATACTTGGAAGATCACAAGTGCTACTCCAGATGGTGCAGGACTTGGTGCTGAAACATTATCACCATATGCTGGTATTTCACAAAATATCGTTATTGATTATACAAAAGAAGAACACACTGTAACTTACAAATTTAAAGATCCATTTGGTAATCAAGTAGGTAGTTCAGTACCAGTAACCGGTGCAGCTGGTAGCAATCAATCAGTTAGTTTAACTCTTCCAACTGGTTACCAACTTGCGTCAGGAAGCCTTCCAACTAGTGTTACTATCCCTGATAAAGATAAAAGTATTTCAATTCCTGTAAAACATCAACTTACAATCACTCTTTTAGGTGAAAGCACATTTAATTATGCGGATGATAACTGGAAAAATTTAGTTGAAACTAATGAACTTCCGGCTAGTGGCTATGATATTAGGTTTAATGATGTTAACGCTAGAGTACAACTGTCTAATGGCGATGTAACGTATAATGAAAATAGAAATGCTGGAACTTATACAGTTAGTCTAACCGAAAAGGGTCTTAATCACATTAAGGGTCAATTTCATGATAAGTTCATTTATCCAGATCTTAAGGATGTCAAAAGTGAGGCCAAGTTTATTATAGATAAAGGAAATAAAACAATTTCTCTTATGGGAGGAGATACAAAGGTATTTGATAATACTTCTACTCTTCCAGATCAAGGTACTTTCTATTCGGGACTAGGTCTTGCGGATAATGATCAAGGTAGAATATCAGTTTACAATTCAGATGGCACTCTTAGAACAATTCAATTAACACCAGCTGATGTAGAATTTTGGTTTAATGGACATAAAATCGATAAAGACCAAGCTAAAAATGTTGGAACGTATAATCTTCGTTTAACTGATGACTTTATTAATAAAGTTAAAGCTGCTGATGGTAATAATGGAAATAACTATGAGTGGGCTTATGGAACGCACACGCCTACTGGTAGTGATACTTACACTGCTGACTATGTAATTTATCAAGCAACCGGTAAAGCTAACTTAAGCGGTAACAATTCTAAACTTTATGATGGCAATGCTGTAACTACTGCTGATGTCAATAAGGATGGGAAGATTACTATTGATTTAACTTTACCAGTCTATAAACAAGCTGATGAACCAGGTGATGTGCCTCAATTATTGAGAACCGTTCCTTTAGGTAAGTACACACTCCAAGATGGTGACTACACTTGGAACACTACTGATGGTTCTGCACCAACTAAAGGTGGTTCCTACACAATTAGTTTGAATAAGGATAAGATTTTATCTCATTTGCAAGATCGTTTAAAGACTTTAGCAGGTGTTGGTACTGATCCTGATTCAGAAGATCCAGATAATCCTACTCCTATGGATAATGTTACTGTTTCAGCTGAAGATCTTGCTGGTACAGCAAACTATGATATTAATACTAGCGTTTCTTATCAATTCATTGATAATGATAACAATGATAGTAAAGTTGGTGCTCCTGTAGTTGTAACGGGACTTAATGGTGAATCAAAGGATGTTAGCTTAGTTGTACCAGAAGGTTATGAACTTGTAGATGTATTACCAACTAAAGCAACTTTTGGTGATATTAATCGAACTATTAGAATTAATTTGAAGCATAAGAAAACATCAGTTGATGGCAGAGATCATAAAGATGATAATGACATTTATCGTACAGTAACTCGTACCATTACAGTTAATATTGAAGGACAACCTACACAAGTTATATCTCAAAAAGTTTCACTATATAGAATCAAGACAGTTGATGAAGCTTTAAAGGCAGCAGGTAAGCCAGAATCTGAGTACACAACTTACAGTGCTTGGACTTCAAATATGTCTGATGGATCAACTTCATTTGCAACAGTATCAGTACCAGCAGATGGAAACGGTTATGTTCGTTCAATTACTGGTGGCACAATTGAAAAGGATAAAGTTACAGAACAATCAGCTTTAAACAACGGTGAACCAGCCAAGGATAACTGTTAA